A single region of the Mugil cephalus isolate CIBA_MC_2020 chromosome 4, CIBA_Mcephalus_1.1, whole genome shotgun sequence genome encodes:
- the LOC125006887 gene encoding guanylin-like, translating into MRVLSAVFVLVLCVCSGARGVQVKVGDRSFPLEAVKQLKELMDLHDETHRHLGQTSAVAVCRDPLLPQVFRPVCQDMGAGIVFSKLALIITSTDPCEICANPSCYGCLV; encoded by the exons ATGAGAGTACTTAGcgctgtctttgttttggtgctgtgtgtgtgcagcggaGCACGAGGTGTGCAGGTTAAA gttgGAGACAGGAGCTTTCCCTTGGAAGCGgtgaagcagctgaaggagCTGATGGATTTACATGACGAGACTCACCGTCACCTTGGACAAACAAGCGCTGTAGCTGTTTGCCGTGACCCTCTCTTACCGCAGGTCTTTCGGCCGGTGTGCCAAGACATGGGAGCTGGGATTGTTTTCTCAAAACTAG CGCTCATCATCACATCTACGGATCCCTGTGAAATATGCGCCAACCCCTCCTGCTATGGATGTCTGGTCTGA
- the LOC125006886 gene encoding guanylin-like, whose amino-acid sequence MKATLVIVALLVLALGWTTEAVQVEENGLSFSLEAVRRLQELTESRGMMGQQNPRLRSSSVSLCADPMLPQEFLSICKQRGGTASLSRLAMVPMDVCEICAYAACTGC is encoded by the exons ATGAAGGCCACACTCGTCATCGTTGCTCTCCTCGTCCTGGCTCTTGGCTGGACCACTGAGGCTGTGCAAGTCGAA GAGAATGGACTGTCTTTCTCGTTGGAGGCCGTCAGAAGGCTCCAGGAGTTGACAGAGAGCCGCGGGATGATGGGGCAGCAAAACCCACGGCTCAGGTCGAGCTCCGTATCCCTGTGCGCTGACCCCATGCTCCCACAGGAGTTTCTTTCCATctgcaaacagagaggaggCACCGCATCCCTGTCCAGATTAG CTATGGTTCCCATGGATGTCTGTGAGATCTGCGCCTACGCTGCCTGCACTGGCTGCTAA